In Alteromonas sp. RKMC-009, the genomic stretch GTCTCCGGCAAGTATTCCCAAGCAGGGCGGCCGTTACGATCTTGCCATCGCGGTAGGTATTTTAATGGCACATGGTCAGCTTAACGACAGCACCTGTGACGGAATGGAATTTACCGGTGAGTTATCGCTAACCGGCGAGCTGATGGCTGTCAGTGGCATTATTCCGGCTGTTATAGCCTGCAGATCCGCAGGCCGCACAATGTTTCATCCCGCTGCGAACAAAGATGAAGCCGCACTGGTTGATGGTGCAAAGCGCTTTGCTGCAGATTCTTTAATTTCCGTTTTTCTGCACCTGGCAGGGCTTGAGCCCCTTGCCGCTGATGAAAACCATCCGGTAAAGCCTGTTCATGGCTCCGCGCAGCCCGTGTGGGAAGGTATTCATGGCCAGCATCAGGCAAAACGGGCACTTATGATTGCAGCGGCCGGCGCGCATAATCTGATTTTCACGGGGCCGCCGGGCACCGGCAAAAGTTTACTTGCCAGCCGGCTGCTCCGCTTACTGCCGCCATTATCAGCGGATGAGGCTCTGGATGTGGCGGCGTTGTATTCAGTCAAACATACCGTTACCCGTGACATCATTGCCGGTTGCCGTCCTTTCCGCTCTCCACATCATACCAGCTCAGCCGTTGCGCTTACCGGTGGCGGTGCATCACCGGCTCCCGGGGAAGTGTCACTGGCACACCACGGCGTATTATTTTTAGATGAACTGCCGGAGTTCGGCAGGCGGGCGCTGGATGTACTCCGCGAACCCCTTGAAACCGGTGAAGTGCATATTTCAAGAGCATCCGGGCAGGCCACCTTCCCGGCACGTTTCCAGTTGATAGCCGCAATGAACCCCAGTCCTACCGGCGATGCAGATGACGGCCGAACGCCACCGGACCAGATATTGAGATACCTGAGCCGCATATCCGGTCCGCTGCTTGACCGTATCGACATACAGGTGGAAGTGCCCCGCTTACCGGACTATCAGTTGACTTTGACCCCGGAAAACCATGAACCGGATGACATCCGCCAGCCACAACAAAAGGTGCAGCAGGCACAGGCCGTTCAGTATGAACGTCAGGGCGGGTTGAATGCCATGTTGCCGGTTAGCAGGCTGGCAGACGTCTGCGCCTTGTCAGAAGAAGATTCGCGGTTTATTCAGATGGCGGCAGAGAAATTGTCACTCTCTATGCGGGCATTTCATCGTGCTTTGAAGGTGGCCAGAACCATTGCCGATCTTGAAGGGCAGGATACGGTTCAGCGCAATCACCTGTCAGAGGCACTGGGCTACCGTGCGCTGGATAATCTGCTCCGTCAGCTTAGCGGGATCTGAAATAAAGCGTCAACCAGGGGCTCGTTACGGCGGGAAGACAAACAGCTGATCCCCAGCTCATAAGCTTCAATATCGCCAACCTGTATTTTGCTGACACTGCCTGCCATAGAAGAATGATCCAGCACAACCTGAGGTACAAACCCCACACCGCACTCCAGTGCCACCATGCTCACAATGGCCTCATTTCCTCCCACAGAAGCATACACGTTAGGTCTTATCCCGTGTTCCGCAAACCAGTGATAAGCAATCCGTCGCGTGGGGCCGTGTTCCGGCATGATCACCTGATGCCGCCGCCAGTCAATCTGAGCCAGTTCAGTAAGCCGCCAGTCACGGGGAGCAATCAGCACCAGCGGCACTTTATCCAGTGGAGTAAAAGTCATATCGGTGGGGAAGTCCGGAGCATGAATAGCGATCGCCACGTCGCATTCCTTGTGCTTTACCTTTTCGTTAGCCAGCGCCGGATCACCGGTCACCAGCCTGATATCCACACCGGGATAGCGGGAACGAAACTGCCTGAGCAGGGCCGGCAGATGGCTCTGGCTGGCCGTTACCGAGCAAAATACACTGAGCTCCCCCTGTAATGCTTCACTGTCATCGTGCAGTTCACGTTGCAAAGATTGCCAGTCTTTCAACACTTCCGTAGAGAACGCCAGCAGCTTATGGCCGGCATGGGTCAGGACCACAGAACGGTTATTCCGCTTCAGCAACACTGCACCGCACTCTTCTTCAAGCCTCTGAATACAACGACTTAGCGTGGATGGTGACACATACATCGCCTCGGCGGTGTCACCGAAATGTAAACTGGATGCGAGATGATTGAAAAGTTGAAGTGAACGGAAATCCATAAATATTGCAAAAAATGAAATACTGTTTTGCGAATATATCATTTTCCAAAACAAAAGTGATCAAGTAATCTTCGCAGCAAGTCGTCATCGACGAGGTCATCGACTGGCTTTGAGCCCGTTGATAATGACTAGATTAATGATGTTCGGAATTTTATATGGCTAATTATTTTAATACTCTGTCTCTACGTCAGCAACTCGACCAGCTTGGTCGCTGTCGTTTCATGGAGCGCAGCGAATTCACAGACGGTTGTGAGTTCTTGAAAGGCAAGAAAGTTGTTATCGTCGGCTGTGGTGCTCAGGGCCTGAACCAGGGTCTGAACATGAGAGATTCAGGGTTGGATGTTGCTTACGCATTGCGTCAGGCAGCAATCGACGAAAAACGTGATTCTTTCCAGCGTGCAAGCAGCAACGGATTTAAAGTTGGTACCTATCAGGAACTGATCCCTGAAGCCGATCTGGTATACAACCTGACGCCTGATAAGCAGCACGCAAGCGTTGTTGAAGCGGTAATGCCGCTGATGAAAGAAGGTTCTGCATTAGGCTATTCTCACGGTTTTAATATCGTTGAAGAAGGTCAGCAAATCCGTAAAGACATCACGGTAGTGATGTGTGCACCTAAGTGTCCGGGTACTGAAGTACGTGAAGAATATAAGCGTGGTTTCGGTGTACCTACACTGATTGCGGTTCACCCTGAGAACGATCCGAAAGGTGAAGGCTGGGATATCGCAAAAGCACTGGCAAGCGCTACTGGCGGTGACCGTGCAGGTGTTCTGGAATCTTCTTTTGTTGCAGAAGTTAAATCAGACCTGATGGGCGAGCAAACCATTTTATGTGGTATGCAACAAGCCGCCGCTATCCTGGCATTTGAAAAAATGACTGCTGATGGCATCGACGCCGGCTATGCCGCTGCGTTAATTCAGTATGGTCTGGAAACCATCACCGAAGCCCTGAAAATCGGTGGTGTAACAAACATGATGGACAGACTGTCAAACCCTGCGAAAATCAAAGCGTTTGATTTGTCTGAACAACTGACCGATCTGTTACGTCCACTGTTTGAAAAACATCAGGACGACATCATCAGCGGCGAGTTTTCCCGCACTATGATGGAAGATTGGGCAAACGGTGATGCCAACCTGCTTAAATGGCGTGAAGAAACTGGTCAGTCTGGTTTTGAAAATGCACCTAAGTATGATGGTAAAATCACTGAGCAAGAATTTTTTGACCACGGCATCCTGTTAGTTGCCATGATCAAGTGCGGTGTAGAAGTTGCCTTCGACGTAATGGTTGAAGCAGGTATCTTACCTGAGTCTGCCTACTACGAATCACTGCATGAAACACCATTGATTTCAAACACTATCGCACGTAAGCGTCTGTATGAAATGAACGTGGTAATTTCCGATACTGCTGAGTACGGTAACTACCTGTTCGCAAATGCTGCAGTACCGCTGATGCGCGAGAAGTTTATGCCGTCTATCGATACCAGTGTTATCGGCAAAGGTTTAAATGTCAGCTCTAATCAAGTTGATAACCGCCGCCTGGTAGAAGTAAATGATGCCATCCGTAATACCGGTGTAGAAGCTATCGGTAAAGAATTACGCGGCTACATGACGGACATGAAAGCCATCATTGGTGTGTAACGATTTCTGTCGTTAGGTGCTTAACCAAGCCCTCTTGCCCGACCATTTTGGTCGGGCTTTTTTATGCCTGAAATTCCATATCTGCACACAAAAACACCGGCAGAACGCCGGCGCTTGAATTGAGTAAGCCATACCGCTGCGCTGTTTATTTACCGGGCCCTGCAATATCGATTTCCGGTAACGGCTCTGCAGTGTCAAAGCCCAGCACCTGAGAATAGAAATACAGTTCAGCATTCAGGGCTGTCACAATATTCTCAGACTTTCTGAAACCATGCCCTTCACCTTCGAACGACACGTAAGCTGTCGGAATACCTTTGTCTTTCAGTGCTTCGAAAATCATCTCTGACTGATTTGGAGGTACCACTTTGTCTTCCAGACCCTGTAGCAGCAGTAGCGGTGCATTGAAGCCATCAAGATGATGGATGGGTGAGCGTTCAATGTACAGGTCCTTTCGTTCCGGATACGGTCCGATCACCTGGTCAAGATAGCGGGATTCAAACTTGTGAGTATCTCCCGCCAGCGCTTCAAGATCGCTGACGCCATAATGGCTCGCGCCCGCTTTGAACACGTCACTGAATGCCAGGGCCGCAAGCGTCGTGTAGCCACCGGCACTGCCACCGCGAATAATGAGCTTTCCGGCATCTGCCAGCCCCTGATCCGCCAGCCACTGCGCGCCGGCCACGGCATCTTCTACATCTGTTACACCCCATTCACCGTAAAGTGCATGACGATATTCACGCCCATAGCCCGTACTGCCGCGATAATTAAGGTCAAGAATACCGAAGCCCCGGCTGGTCCAGAAATACTTACTCACTGAATAGGTGGGTGACGCTTTTGATGTCGGCCCGCCGTGGATCATCACAATAAGTGGCGGCGCACTGCCTTCAGGTGCTGTCACGTCCGGATTCGCCGGCGGGAAATACGTGCCGTATGCTTTCGCGTTTTCACCCACCGGGAAACTCACTTCCTGAATGGTTGGCACCCACGCAGGGGACAGCGCGGAATCACTGGAGGTTGTGATCACACTGACTTCAGGGGAGTCAGCGGTTAGATCAGATAAAGCAATCAGTTCACCCGGACGGGTTTGCGGATCCTGAATGACATACAATGCAGAGTCCGACTCAACAAAGTCTTCAATAGCCGCACTTTCCGGTGTCAGCACCCGCATTTCGCCGGTTTTTCTGTCTAACAGATAAAGCTGGCCGATGGCCCCCTGAACCACATTCGCCAGAATGGAACCATCCTGACGGATGCGGTAGTAATGCTTACCCACCTGCCAGGCCGGTCCGCCAGTCTCTGAATTCTCCGGCTGCGGGGACAACAGAGTAAATGCAGTGCCTGATACCTGATACAGTGACCACCAGTTATTGCGGTCGCTCAGCACGTACAGATTGCCTTCTTCATCCCACTGGGGATCGATAGCCGATTCCCCGGTATCCGGGTTATGTTCTGTCAGCCCTTCAAGTTTGCCGTCAGCGGCAAAGGTAGCCGACCAGAGCGTTGTGTTATCCCAGGGCATATCCGGATGATTCCACGCGATAAAGGCAACGGATTTGCCATCCGGAGACAGCCCGGGTGCAGACACAAAGCTGCTGCATGAAAAAAGCACGTCGCCTTCTGACATCCCTTCAACCGGAATGGCGACCAGCGTATTCTCCGGCTCACCGGACACGCGATGATCTTCGCGGATACAAATCAGCCGGTGACGGGGCGCATCAAGCTCAAAGGCACCAAAACGAACGTTTGCTGCCGGAGTGATAGCCACCGGCGCTTCGCCAATGACCATGCGGTAAACACGCTGATCATTAAAATGCGTAAACCAGACCACGCCGTTATTAATCAACATGGAACGGCCACCGTACTCATGTACCCGTGTTCTTGCATTCCACGGTGCAGGCAGCACCTCTTGTGGCTCACCTCCACTTTGTCCCTTTTTTCTGCGCATGATGGTACACCGGCCACCTTCTTCAGGCCGGGACTCAACCCAGTAAACAAAGTCACCATCGACGGCCAGAGAGGACAGACCGCGACTACCCTGCACAACCGCCTGAGCGGAGACAGGAGATGGCCAGCCGCCATATCCGGTGGTGTGAGAAGAAGGTGTATTCATGAAGCTTCCTGTCTGGTAACGGTTGTCAGTCCGGTTTGCCCCGGTGAACTGGGGCAAACCACCTCCGCACAAGATACCGCATCAGGAAGCGGGTTTGAATGCAGGGCTTACATTTACATATTCAAATGTGTACAGCCCTGCCGCCGGTTTCAGTGCACTGACTTTTCTGCAAATCTCACGCTCACAAAAGCGAGGGAGAAGAAGATCAGGAAGCCAAATCCGATAGGATATAAGGTGCCGTTTAAGAAACTGTCGATAGACAATGCGATAGGAACAGAGAATATACTCGACATGGATCCGATGATAGCTGCGCCAAGGCCGGCCATCTGTCCCAGAGGCTGCATTGCAAGGGCGTTCAGATTACCGAACAGGATACCCACAAAGAAGAATCCGCAGAACATAACCGGCAGAAGCAAGGTCAGAGGAGGTAATCCGCTGAATGCCGTGATAAGCGCCAGGAAAACGACAGAGAAACTCACAACGCCGTATAACGCAATACCCACCAGCTTTTTCATACCAAAGCGTACTACCATCGTGCCGTTAAAGAACGATGCCAGACCGATGGAGAACGCGAGGAATGCAAAGATAAACGGGAACATGGTACCTGTGTCGTAATATTCCTGAAAAATGGTCTGTGAAGCGCTCAGGTATCCCAGGAAAGCACCGAACATAAAACCCATAGCGACGGTATAACCCATCACGTTTCCGTGGGTCAGAATAAACTTCGAAGACTGGAAAAATTTAGACCAGGCGAAGCGGCCCCGCCGGTCAGCTGGCAGTGTCTCCGGCTGGCGGGACAAAAACCATGTGCCGGTGAACACAGAGACAATCAGAAACAGCGTAAAAATATGCGTCCAGTGGAAGAACGTCAGGACAGCCTGACCCACCATCGGCGCAATCATCGGCACCAGAATGAAAACCATCATGATAAATGACATCACTCTGGCCATTGCATCACCCACATACAAATCGCGGATGATCGCCATTGCAGCCACACGGGGGCCGGAAACACCGAATGCCTGTATTAAACGGCCGGCCAGCATGGTAGACATGTCGTCTGCCATCATACAGACCACTGTGCCTACAACGAAAATCGAGATGCCAAGTAAAATGGCTTCCCGCCGGCCACGGGTATCAGAATAAGGGCCAAAAAAGAGCTGACCAAAAGCCATGCCGCCGAAGAAAATAGACACAATCAGATGCGCATCATGGGGATCGTCTGCATGCAGCGCTTCGCCAATCTGGATCAGAGCAGGCAACATCGCGTCGATGCTCAGGGCAACCAATGAAGTCATTAACGCCATCAGAGCAACAAACTCGACAAGGCCCAGCGTTGGCTTAATTGGGGAAGGGTTTTCTGACATGTGTGTTGTCTACTCTAGTCGACATAAAATAAAGGGCGCATAGTATAGCCTGAATTTGCCGGAAATTGCGTCAGTCTTTACCGCCGGAATGTAGAAAATTTACACCTTTTAAAGCATAACCGGTTTGATAAAACGCATACCCCGGCAAAATAGCGCCTTTTGAACTTTGCAGTCCGGGATATACTCTAACGCCTGTGATAATGGAGCTTTAGTTTCAACGGCAATTTTACGCAGTTTATAGCGTCTGAAAGATGATCGTTTTGCATCGTTTCTACGAATACCATTATCATTGTACGACCGTTTTTTTAGGGTAGGCATCCATCAATACTGTTTTCCGGCTTTTGCAAGAGAGCCTTTCTATCACGGGGCTTTAATGCACACTTTCCATCTGCACCACAGGAAAAGGAAATTCGCCCGGTTATGATTCACCGTTTTACTGTTAACGCCTGGCAGCGTTTTGTGCTGTCCTGCGCCCTTGTGTTACCTGCATTTTGCACCTTCGCCATCGATGTGGATATTGAAGGCGTAGAAGACGGGAAACTGGAAGATAATATCCGTTTACACCTTAACAGTCTGGATATCAGCAAAGATGTGTTGTCAGACCCGTTCTGGCAGGATGAGCTGGGTGCGACAGTGTCAACAGCGGTTGAGCCTTTCGGCTATTACAACAGCACGACGACCGTAGAAGTATCCGGCGATGATGTGATCCTTCATGTGAATCTGGACACGCCGCTGACAGTGACCAATGTTACCCGTGAGATCATCGGTACCGGCCGTGAAGATAAAGATTTCCGTGACCGCTTTAATGCCTTTTCGCTGAAAAAAGGCGATGTACTGAATCAGCCGGTATACGAAAACTTTAAATCGTCCATGTTTAATTACGCGTTGTCCCACGGTTATTTTGACTTTAACTGGCAGGCAACGCGGCTCGACCTGGTCAGGGAAGAAAGAGCAGCCAATATTCTGCTTATCGCACAGAGCGGCCCCCGCTATAAGTTCGGTGAAGTAAAGCTGATTGGCGATCAGAAGTCTGAAGCCATCCTCAACCGGTTAAAGCCCTTTGAATCCGGCGAGTATTACTCGTCGGCGAAACTGACCGAATTTAACCGCCGTCTGAATCAGTCGGGTTACTTCTCACGAGTTATTGCCCGTCCGGTGGTCAGCGAAGCGGTGGATCTGACTGTGCCCGTTGAGATTACACTGGTACACAAGCCCCGGGATACCTTTAACGTGGGCCTGGGTGCGGCTACAGATACAGGTGCCCGGTTGCGGTTAAAATGGGAACGGCCATGGATCAACACACGGGGACACTCGGTTACCTCTGAACTGTTTTTATCTTCTCCGGAGCAGTCGTTTACGGTGGACTACCGTATTCCAATGCAAGATATCACCAATGACTACCTTAGTATTGAAGGCGGTTACCAGTTTATTGACTACAGCAATACCAATACCGAGGCTGAAACCCTTACCGTTGCCGCGCACCGTTACTGGCAGGAAGCCAATTCCCCCTGGCAGCAGGACGGCTCGCTGACTTATCTGCGGGAAAATTACACCCAGGGTACGAGTGTGGAACAGACAACCCAGTTGGTAATGCCGGGGTACGCCATACGTTATCTGGATCGTAACGACCCGCTGAATATCACCAGAGGCACCTACCTCCAGGCGTTTTTCCAGTTTGGCCGTGACAACGCCGGTTCTGACATCAATATCACTAAGACCGTTTTGGAAGGCGGCATGATCCGTACACTCAATAAACACTGGCTGATGCTGAGAGCAGAAGGCGGTGCCATTGAGACCAATGACTTTTACCGTGTACCTGCATCACTGCGGTTTTTCGCCGGTGGTGATCAGAGTATCCGGGGCTTCGCTTACCGCGATATCTCACCGAAAAAGAATGTTTATATTGACCCGGAAACTGGTGAAGAGATTGTTGACGTCATTATCGACCCGGAAACCGGAGAGGAACTTACCGACGTGTCGGTGGGCGGCCGCTACCTGGTGACGGCCAGTGTTGAATACGCCTACCGTATAGCCGAAAACTGGCGTGCTGCGGTCTTCACTGACGCCGGTACGGCAACCAACGACTTTGACGAAGGCCTGGCTTATGGCTTTGGTGTGGGTTTTCACTGGTTATCGCCTATTGGACCTGTGCGGGTTTATGGTGCCAGAGGTCTGTCTGAATTCGAAAACAGCTGGCGGCTTCACTTTATTCTGGGGCCGGAACTATGAGCAGACGGAAGTTCACTTTCTGGTTTTTTACCACTCTGCTGCTGATTGTACTGGTTGCAGGCCTTATCATCAGTCCGTTAGGTACGCCTGTGATCCGCTATATTGCGAACAAGGCTGTCGATGGATTACATATCGAAAATATCAACGGAACGGTACTCAGTGACTTCTCTGTAGAAGGCGTAAGCTGGCAGAACGAACAGTGTTCGGTAAACGTTAAGCGGGCTGAAATCAATGTGGTTTTAGGCTGTCTCATCACATCCAAAGTGTGTATCGACTATCTGAACGTTGATGGCACCCGTGTTGAGCAACTCTCCGAAGCACCCGCTGAGGATGAGCCGGAACCGGAAAGTACAGAACCGGTTGAAATTCCGGTTCCGGTGAAAATCAATACATTAGGTATTACGGATGTGTCGGTTAAGTTGCTGGCAGGTCACATCACTCTGCAGTCTTTGTCACTGGAAGGTCAGGCCTTTAAAGAGGTGACGCTGTCACCGGTAAATATTGAAGGACTTATTGTCGCACTGCCAGAAAGTACAGAGAAAGCAGCGGATAATGCCGGTGATGACAAACCGGTGAGTTATGCACTGAGCTATAAAGCGCCGGAACTACCTGAAATAGTCATCCCCATCCCGGTCACCGTGGAAAATTTCACCCTGCGTAATACAAAGTTAAAGCAGGGCGACGTGGTGACGCAGGAAATGGCGCTGCTGAGTTTCAGTACCCTGACACTGGAATCGAGCGATATCGCACTGGATAAGCTCCACGTGGAACATACGCTGGCCAAACTCGATGCGGATGCAAAGGTGACCTTGTCCGGTGATTATCCTCTGTCTTTAGCAGCCAGTGCTGATGTTAATGCCGCCGGTGTGGAGGAGCAGGTCAACGTGTCTGCCGACGGCTCCCTGAAAGCTTTAGCACTGGATGTTGATGCCAGCGGAACATATTCAGCCAGCGTGACCGGTAACGCCAGCATTCTGGATGATACACTGCCACTCGAACTCTCCGTAAGCTGGCCGGAGCAACCTGTACCTGACGTCAAGGACACCAGACTGTGGGAAGGTGCGCTGGATCTCACAGGTACCATGGGCAACTACCATTTTACCGCCAAAACCGGTGCAACCTTGCCGGATATCGGCGATATTCCCGTTAATGCAGACGTGGTACTTAACAGCAACAACATCACGGTGAATGCCCTGACAGTGGATATTCTCGAAGGGAAAATTACCAATACCGGCACATTATTTTTAAATGAATCTGTCAGCTGGTCGGGAAAAACCAGACTGAACGGTATTTCAGCGCGCAGCTTGTCGCCCTATGCACCATCGCAAATTGAAGGCGGACTAACCAGTCTGATGCAGCTCACCGACAAGGGCGTTGAAGTCAGCGTTACCGATCTTGCAGTAGACGGCATCAGGGACGGTAGTGAGCTGAACGTAACAGGATCACTGGTGTACTCTCAGGCCAGCGACTTAATTGTTACCAATCTGGGTGTTGTGCAGGAAAAAAACCGGGTTCACGTTGCCGCGCAAGTATTTAACCAGCGTTATATTAATGCAGATATCGACCTGGACGTAGACGCCACTGAGCAGCTTTATCCTGATGTATCCGGTCAGATAAAAGGTCGTATCAAAGCCAAAGGTGAATGGAGCGATCCGGTGGCGGAAGGTGACATCACACTCACCGGCGTAAAAGTATCGCCGGTACTGAGCGCGCTGGCCGCTGAACAGGGAGAAATGAACGGTAATCTGGGGATCAGCGGCTCGTTATCAGCACACAATTTTAATGTGGATCTCACCCTGCCTGATCATCACCTGAAACTGGAAATGGACGGCGCGTGGAAAGATGAACGCTACACCGCCGACATCACAAACAGCCAGCTGGGATTGCTGACAACACGGTGGCAGTTAAATCAGCCTTTCCGGGTTGCAGTGCGGCCAGAACCTTTCAGCATGAAAATATCTGAGAATTGTTGGGAGTCCCGTGAGAACGGTGAGCTTTGCATCGAAGATGTGCTGTTTAAAGATGAACGGACAAAATGGATTGTCAAAGCGAACGGTCTGCCACTCGGGTTGTGGGCCCATGAGCTGCTGCCCGACACATTTACAGCCAGTTCTGATGCGAAGCTGTCGGTAAATACAACCGGTGAATTTGGTAAGAATGCGCCAATGACAGCGAATTTTGATCTGGCAGTCACTCCGTCTGTCTGGACAATGGGGCCTGAACAGCAACTGAAGCTGAACCTTGATGAAGTCTCCGCCAAAGGCCGGTATGAAGACGATTTGCTTACCTCCACACTGAACATTCTCAGCGAACAGCTGGGGGCGGTAAACGCCGACATGAAAGTCAGACCTGTTGAAGAAAACATTCCGCTGGAAGGAACGGTGAATATCGACAATATCCGCATCGCACCGTTCAAACCCATGTCAAAAGCGATACGGGAACTGGAAGGCGCACTGAACGGCCAGCTGGCAATTAAAGGCACGGCAAGCTCACCGTCGCTCACAGGCAGCGTGAAGCTGACAAACGGCAATGTGGATATTGAAGATATGCCGGTGAAAATAGGCGACTGGGAACAGACTATCGAATTCGTTAACCGCAGTGCCACCTTTAACGGCGCGTTTTTGCTCGGTGAAGGAAAAGGAACGTTGTCCGGCGATGTCAGCTGGGAAGATGAGCTTACCGCTAATGTGAACCTTAAAGGCAAACGCTTCCAGATTAACCAGCGTGATATCCGCATGCAGGTGTCGCCTGACATTACAGCCAGCATCAAACCCGGCAACGTAAAAGTGACCGGCAATGTGAACCTGCCATGGGCCAGAGTAAAAATTGAAGAACTGCCTGCCAGTGCGGTTTCGCCATCCAAAGACGTGCATTTACGGGGCGAACCGCCGGTTGAAGACCCGCTGGATATTATTGATGCCACTGTCATGGTAAATATCGACAAAGACAAAACCGGCGAAGTAAAGCTGGATGCTTTCGGGCTGACAGCTAACCTTTACGGCGGCATTGAAGTCAGAACCCATCCTGCACTGGTGGGATACGGCGATTTGCAGATCCTTGACGGACGCTACCAGGCCTATGGTCAGGACTTGATTATCCAGACCGGTGAAGTGCAGTTTAACGG encodes the following:
- a CDS encoding translocation/assembly module TamB domain-containing protein; translated protein: MSRRKFTFWFFTTLLLIVLVAGLIISPLGTPVIRYIANKAVDGLHIENINGTVLSDFSVEGVSWQNEQCSVNVKRAEINVVLGCLITSKVCIDYLNVDGTRVEQLSEAPAEDEPEPESTEPVEIPVPVKINTLGITDVSVKLLAGHITLQSLSLEGQAFKEVTLSPVNIEGLIVALPESTEKAADNAGDDKPVSYALSYKAPELPEIVIPIPVTVENFTLRNTKLKQGDVVTQEMALLSFSTLTLESSDIALDKLHVEHTLAKLDADAKVTLSGDYPLSLAASADVNAAGVEEQVNVSADGSLKALALDVDASGTYSASVTGNASILDDTLPLELSVSWPEQPVPDVKDTRLWEGALDLTGTMGNYHFTAKTGATLPDIGDIPVNADVVLNSNNITVNALTVDILEGKITNTGTLFLNESVSWSGKTRLNGISARSLSPYAPSQIEGGLTSLMQLTDKGVEVSVTDLAVDGIRDGSELNVTGSLVYSQASDLIVTNLGVVQEKNRVHVAAQVFNQRYINADIDLDVDATEQLYPDVSGQIKGRIKAKGEWSDPVAEGDITLTGVKVSPVLSALAAEQGEMNGNLGISGSLSAHNFNVDLTLPDHHLKLEMDGAWKDERYTADITNSQLGLLTTRWQLNQPFRVAVRPEPFSMKISENCWESRENGELCIEDVLFKDERTKWIVKANGLPLGLWAHELLPDTFTASSDAKLSVNTTGEFGKNAPMTANFDLAVTPSVWTMGPEQQLKLNLDEVSAKGRYEDDLLTSTLNILSEQLGAVNADMKVRPVEENIPLEGTVNIDNIRIAPFKPMSKAIRELEGALNGQLAIKGTASSPSLTGSVKLTNGNVDIEDMPVKIGDWEQTIEFVNRSATFNGAFLLGEGKGTLSGDVSWEDELTANVNLKGKRFQINQRDIRMQVSPDITASIKPGNVKVTGNVNLPWARVKIEELPASAVSPSKDVHLRGEPPVEDPLDIIDATVMVNIDKDKTGEVKLDAFGLTANLYGGIEVRTHPALVGYGDLQILDGRYQAYGQDLIIQTGEVQFNGPLDQPMLLVEAIRDPDKTEDGVVAGIRIDGAADSPNINLFSEPAMNQSNSLSYLLTGSGPGSSSSSSPDYNALLLGFGLSNTEKLQGKVGSALGIEDFSVGTTSSAGGGATKLSLNGRINDRLTVQYNVDVGLSGDNSSTQTLRRRQEPPDLALRYRLLPKLFVEGVQTTIEEQTEFAIDFYYEFFLGGPQEAEKKADDEADEE